One window of the Tachypleus tridentatus isolate NWPU-2018 chromosome 10, ASM421037v1, whole genome shotgun sequence genome contains the following:
- the LOC143228785 gene encoding uncharacterized protein LOC143228785 translates to MADQVRDLASVVIKASSLESTSKFVDFESRREDNRNEKIQSCVSYKYQRDFSDDCKNLKVEKVYPFSQNPSHFMLESKPFYHDLIDTLSGPSEDRKMQKLPPVSTILQPHMAYYSREMYKPFQFDFIQEVPFQENADVSMVCESPFVYCNHQEPQSFISHNLTEHHKTVLKSSPMENSFYDVLPASTSDFGLQKQEAVQASHAFTEMPHSFFKHQGLSTNTHNIKSESGMFFQADSKHSTANDDGILVSPSTNRLLTPLDFGTTTYASISSSISPHAFQSTEVHHCDSHSQRKHVIPSNVSLSTGVALNSLHSVDSVHPCASVDTLAASVLVTATETVPNHSFMKTVDMPSEMPNLHCSRSTASSPPFSKLCEVSKENADIGLKSSESVPVKATRCSILSSIKEEPLNIEVSSHDTISNDNSLHPPAMAQLPSMMTFFRCKNTTESDSELQYLPSFYSVSGCTTLKKQDQFEIPENTGSTLEKLSLKKEISANIRKYGNMFSPPPVSTVSASRHKTLVDSNSRSFIPLNCVKSEVSGPTQKVSTTLPVSKTASISIDKMRPCVSPVSCKISEHDDSKHSEKQCLLCQSGKPCDSRVLRSPVTSTSHLESPVPSVSPSKPFQCNLCGKNLATKNVYQSHMRSHSGDKPFTCELCGHSFSQKTSLTRHMRSHTGERPFPCDICGKCFADKERIKIHMRTHTGEKPFACSVCGKCFSQKSTVKRHMSVHTGEKPFTCKSCGKGFANRGNLNAHSKTHNIT, encoded by the coding sequence ATGGCTGACCAAGTCAGGGATCTGGCCAGTGTTGTTATCAAGGCATCCAGTTTGGAAAGCACCTCTAAGTTTGTAGATTTTGAAAGCAGAAGAGAAGACAATAGAAATGAGAAGATACAGTCGTGTGTATCATACAAATACCAAAGAGATTTTTCGGATGAttgtaaaaacttaaaagttGAAAAAGTATATCCATTCTCGCAGAATCCTTCTCATTTTATGCTTGAATCCAAACCTTTCTACCATGATTTAATAGATACTCTTTCAGGGCCTTCAGAAGACAGAAAAATGCAAAAATTACCTcctgtttcaacaatattacaGCCTCATATGGCTTATTACTCTAGAGAAATGTACAAACCATTTCAGTTTGACTTCATACAAGAAGTACCTTTCCAGGAAAATGCAGATGTTTCCATGGTTTGTGAATCACCTTTTGTATACTGTAATCACCAAGAACCACAGTCTTTTATTTCACATAATTTGACAGAGCACCACAAGACTGTATTAAAATCCAGCCCAATGGAGAATAGTTTCTATGATGTACTACCAGCTTCTACCTCAGATTTTGGACTACAAAAACAAGAAGCAGTTCAAGCTTCCCATGCCTTTACAGAAATGCCTCATAGTTTTTTCAAACATCAAGGCTTAAGCACTAatactcataacataaaaagtgAATCAGGCATGTTTTTCCAAGCTGACAGCAAACACTCTACAGCAAATGATGATGGTATCCTGGTTTCTCCCTCCACAAACCGTTTATTAACACCTCTGGACTTTGGGACAACAACATATGCATCAATTTCATCATCTATATCACCTCATGCTTTCCAGAGCACTGAAGTGCACCACTGTGATTCACATAGCCAAAGAAAGCATGTGATTCCATCAAATGTCAGTCTGTCCACTGGAGTTGCCTTAAATTCACTGCATTCTGTTGATTCTGTTCATCCTTGTGCTAGTGTTGACACATTAGCTGCATCAGTGTTGGTAACAGCAACTGAAACAGTGCCTAATCATTCTTTTATGAAAACTGTAGACATGCCATCTGAGATGCCTAACCTCCACTGTTCCAGATCCACTGCATCTAGCCCTCCATTTTCCAAACTTTGTGAAGTATCTAAAGAGAATGCAGATATTGGCCTAAAGAGCTCGGAAAGTGTTCCTGTTAAGGCAACTCGATGTTCAATCTTATCATCCATTAAAGAAGAACCTTTGAATATAGAAGTATCTTCCCATGATACAATTTCTAATGACAACTCTTTGCACCCTCCTGCAATGGCTCAACTTCCCAGTATGATGACTTTCTTTAGATGCAAAAATACAACTGAAAGTGATTCAGAATTGCAATATTTGCCATCATTTTATTCTGTTTCTGGCTGTACTACTTTAAAAAAGCAGGACCAATTTGAAATCCCTGAGAACACAGGATCCACCTTAGAAAAATTATCTCTGAAAAAGGAAATCTCagcaaatataagaaaatatggCAACATGTTTTCACCACCACCTGTCTCTACTGTCAGTGCTAGCAGACACAAAACACTTGTAGACAGTAACTCACGTTCTTTTATTCCATTAAACTGTGTAAAATCTGAAGTTAGTGGTCCTACTCAGAAAGTTTCAACAACTTTACCTGTTTCCAAAACAGCCTCTATCTCCATTGATAAAATGAGACCATGTGTTTCTCCAGTGAGTTGTAAGATTTCTGAACATGATGATAGCAAGCATAGTGAAAAACAGTGTTTGTTGTGTCAGTCTGGTAAGCCATGTGATTCACGTGTCCTTCGATCTCCTGTCACGAGCACCTCTCATTTAGAGTCACCTGTCCCTTCAGTAAGCCCCTCAAAACCATTTCAGTGCAATCTGTGTGGTAAAAATCTTGCCACAAAAAATGTATACCAGAGCCACATGCGGTCTCACTCTGGTGATAAGCCATTTACATGTGAACTGTGTGGCCACTCTTTCTCACAGAAGACATCCCTTACCAGACACATGAGATCTCACACTGGTGAGCGTCCATTTCCGTGCGATATTTGTGGCAAATGTTTCGCTGACAAGGAGCGTATCAAGATCCACATGCGTActcacactggggagaaaccatttGCATGTAGTGTGTGTGGAAAATGTTTCTCTCAGAAGTCAACCGTGAAAAGACACATGAGTGTCCACACTGGTGAGAAGCCATTTACTTGCAAGTCTTGTGGAAAAGGCTTTGCTAATAGAGGCAATTTAAATGCCCACAGCAAAACCCATAACATCACATAA